In a single window of the Pleurodeles waltl isolate 20211129_DDA chromosome 4_2, aPleWal1.hap1.20221129, whole genome shotgun sequence genome:
- the LOC138293877 gene encoding uncharacterized protein, whose translation MPSAFSNHNLPVLSRWEPRCLKGPPCIPGLLRAGSVAVERKTADREKTECKDDGESRAVSSGYSSRTEETAPSAGYCQEKPVVPSRDEGDNLRKAGREWQPRFRRSVADAGDSAYSLRPWILTPYPTPGNLNERRYNIAHQRTRAVIERTFGLLKSRFRYLHKSGGALQYAPETACKIVATCAILHNIATRQGLYLTPNDTDLENKEQELPHQQPGDRSIAMEGRQRRNYIATHYFCSRCLCNKDASSPNKSSSATSSLRTDCIVLCRLRTEPDDPCG comes from the exons ATGCCTTCTGCTTTCTCCAATCACAACCTCCCAGTGCTGTCCCGGTGGGAACCCAGATGTTTAAAGGGACCGCCGTGTATTCCTGGGTTGTTGAGGGCCGGGAGTGTTGCAGTGGAAAGGAAGACGGCCGACAGAGAGAAGACGGAATGCAAGGACGACGGGGAATCCAGAGCCGTATCCAGCGGCTACTCGAGCAGGACGGAGGAGACCGCACCATCAGCCGGATACTGCCAAGAGAAGCCGGTGGTCCCGTCCAGGGATGAAGGAGACAACCTCCGGAAAGCAGGACGCGAGTggcagccacgcttcaggaggagCGTGGCAGACGCAG gtgacagtgcatattccctgagaccatggatactcaccccatacccaaCACCTGGCAATctgaatgagaggcgatacaacattgcacatcagcggaccagagctgtcatagagaggacgttcggcttgttgaagtcacgattcagatacctgcacaaaagtggaggagcacttcagtatgccccagaaacagcatgcaagatcgttgctacttgtgccatcctgcacaacattgccaccagacaagGGCTATATCTCACCCCCAATGACACAGATTTGGAGAataaggagcaagagctaccacaccaacagcctggggatagaagcatcgcaatggagggcagacagagacggaactacatagcaacccactacttctgcag ccggtgtctctgcaataaggatgcctccaGCCCCAACAAATCCTCATCTGCAACATCCTCCctacgcacagactgcattgtgctTTGTCGTCTACGCACTGAGCCAGATGATCCCTGTGGTTGA